Proteins from a genomic interval of Zingiber officinale cultivar Zhangliang chromosome 2A, Zo_v1.1, whole genome shotgun sequence:
- the LOC122041805 gene encoding RCC1 domain-containing protein RUG3, mitochondrial-like isoform X2, with the protein MAALFRSISSLRSFRYLSTAAEGVSAAGPLLWSHTDVESCAPSSIVQVLSWGRGSSGQLGGGKEEIRFYPSPVATLRLPSNFHLAPIQGCLPSQSSSDPDANVEVGISCGLFHSALLVDGKFWIWGKGDGGRLGFGDEISLFVPSLNPNLEDVRSIALGGIHSTALTRSGEVFTWGYGGFGALGHSVYHSELLPRLVKAPWTEKISHLATSGAHTAAITSSGELFTWGRDEGEGRLGLGSGGGPGEAGSLSIPSRVNALPVPVAAVCCGGFFTMALTSDGHIWNWGANSNCELGRGNNLSDWRPHLIPGIDEHQIVQIAAGGYHSLALTDTGKVLSWGYGGHSQLGHPSVQNQKVPLVIEALADEHVVQIACGGSSSAAITDKGKLYMWGNARDCQLGIPGLPEVQPVPVEVKFLMEDEALGPHHAISVAIGASHAMCLVLRQNSSIKKSLLH; encoded by the exons ATGGCGGCCCTCTTCCGCTCCATCTCCTCCCTCCGATCTTTTCGCTACCTGTCCACCGCTGCCGAGGGCGTTTCCGCCGCAGGACCTCTCTTGTGGAGCCACACCGACGTTGAATCCTGTGCGCCATCGTCGATCGTGCAGGTCCTCTCGTGGGGCCGCGGTAGTTCCGGCCAGCTTGGCGGCGGAAAGGAGGAGATCCGCTTCTATCCGTCCCCCGTGGCCACTCTCCGTCTTCCTTCCAACTTCCACCTCGCACCTATCCAAGGCTGCCTTCCTTCACAGAGCAGCTCCGACCCTGACGCCAACGTCGAAGTGGGGATCTCGTGCGGGCTCTTCCATTCCGCATTGCTCGTTGATGGGAAGTTTTGGATTTGGGGGAAGGGCGACGGTGGGAGACTCGGCTTCGGCGATGAGATATCTCTGTTCGTACCTTCCTTGAACCCTAACCTCGAAGATGTTCGGAGTATTGCCCTTGGAGGGATCCATTCCACCGCCCTTACACGGTCCGGAGAGGTCTTCACGTG GGGTTATGGTGGGTTTGGAGCTCTTGGGCATTCAGTCTATCATAGTGAATTGCTTCCGAGACTCGTAAAAGCTCCTTGGACAGAAAAAATATCTCATCTTGCTACTAGTGGAGCCCATACGGCTGCTATTACTAGTTCAG GTGAGCTTTTTACTTGGGGCCGTGATGAAGGAGAAGGTAGGCTAGGCCTTGGAAGCGGTGGAGGTCCTGGTGAAGCCGGTTCTCTTAGCATTCCTTCTAGAGTAAACGCACTGCCTGTCCCTGTTGCAGCGGTTTGCTGTGGTGGTTTTTTCACAATGGCACTTACTTCAGATGGTCATATATGGAACTGGGGAG CAAATTCAAATTGTGAGCTTGGTAGAGGAAATAACTTAAGTGATTGGAGACCACATCTTATTCCAGGCATTGACGAACATCAAATAGTTCAGATAGCAGCCGGTGGTTACCATTCTTTAGCGTTGACAG ACACTGGGAAAGTTCTTTCATGGGGTTATGGTGGTCACAGTCAGTTGGGCCATCCCTCTGTTCAGAATCAGAAAGTACCACTTGTTATTGAGGCTTTGGCCGATGAGCACGTAGTCCAGATTGCATGCGGAGGGTCATCCTCAGCTGCTATTACAG ACAAAGGAAAACTGTACATGTGGGGAAACGCAAGGGATTGCCAATTGGGCATTCCAGGCCTCCCAGAAGTGCAGCCGGTGCCCGTGGAAGTGAAGTTCCTGATGGAGGATGAGGCATTGGGCCCACACCATGCGATATCAGTTGCAATCGGTGCATCTCATGCAATGTGCTTAGTTTTGCGGCAAAACTCCAGCATCA AAAAAAGCTTGCTGCATTGA
- the LOC122041805 gene encoding RCC1 domain-containing protein RUG3, mitochondrial-like isoform X1 → MAALFRSISSLRSFRYLSTAAEGVSAAGPLLWSHTDVESCAPSSIVQVLSWGRGSSGQLGGGKEEIRFYPSPVATLRLPSNFHLAPIQGCLPSQSSSDPDANVEVGISCGLFHSALLVDGKFWIWGKGDGGRLGFGDEISLFVPSLNPNLEDVRSIALGGIHSTALTRSGEVFTWGYGGFGALGHSVYHSELLPRLVKAPWTEKISHLATSGAHTAAITSSGELFTWGRDEGEGRLGLGSGGGPGEAGSLSIPSRVNALPVPVAAVCCGGFFTMALTSDGHIWNWGANSNCELGRGNNLSDWRPHLIPGIDEHQIVQIAAGGYHSLALTDTGKVLSWGYGGHSQLGHPSVQNQKVPLVIEALADEHVVQIACGGSSSAAITDKGKLYMWGNARDCQLGIPGLPEVQPVPVEVKFLMEDEALGPHHAISVAIGASHAMCLVLRQNSSITEKSLLH, encoded by the exons ATGGCGGCCCTCTTCCGCTCCATCTCCTCCCTCCGATCTTTTCGCTACCTGTCCACCGCTGCCGAGGGCGTTTCCGCCGCAGGACCTCTCTTGTGGAGCCACACCGACGTTGAATCCTGTGCGCCATCGTCGATCGTGCAGGTCCTCTCGTGGGGCCGCGGTAGTTCCGGCCAGCTTGGCGGCGGAAAGGAGGAGATCCGCTTCTATCCGTCCCCCGTGGCCACTCTCCGTCTTCCTTCCAACTTCCACCTCGCACCTATCCAAGGCTGCCTTCCTTCACAGAGCAGCTCCGACCCTGACGCCAACGTCGAAGTGGGGATCTCGTGCGGGCTCTTCCATTCCGCATTGCTCGTTGATGGGAAGTTTTGGATTTGGGGGAAGGGCGACGGTGGGAGACTCGGCTTCGGCGATGAGATATCTCTGTTCGTACCTTCCTTGAACCCTAACCTCGAAGATGTTCGGAGTATTGCCCTTGGAGGGATCCATTCCACCGCCCTTACACGGTCCGGAGAGGTCTTCACGTG GGGTTATGGTGGGTTTGGAGCTCTTGGGCATTCAGTCTATCATAGTGAATTGCTTCCGAGACTCGTAAAAGCTCCTTGGACAGAAAAAATATCTCATCTTGCTACTAGTGGAGCCCATACGGCTGCTATTACTAGTTCAG GTGAGCTTTTTACTTGGGGCCGTGATGAAGGAGAAGGTAGGCTAGGCCTTGGAAGCGGTGGAGGTCCTGGTGAAGCCGGTTCTCTTAGCATTCCTTCTAGAGTAAACGCACTGCCTGTCCCTGTTGCAGCGGTTTGCTGTGGTGGTTTTTTCACAATGGCACTTACTTCAGATGGTCATATATGGAACTGGGGAG CAAATTCAAATTGTGAGCTTGGTAGAGGAAATAACTTAAGTGATTGGAGACCACATCTTATTCCAGGCATTGACGAACATCAAATAGTTCAGATAGCAGCCGGTGGTTACCATTCTTTAGCGTTGACAG ACACTGGGAAAGTTCTTTCATGGGGTTATGGTGGTCACAGTCAGTTGGGCCATCCCTCTGTTCAGAATCAGAAAGTACCACTTGTTATTGAGGCTTTGGCCGATGAGCACGTAGTCCAGATTGCATGCGGAGGGTCATCCTCAGCTGCTATTACAG ACAAAGGAAAACTGTACATGTGGGGAAACGCAAGGGATTGCCAATTGGGCATTCCAGGCCTCCCAGAAGTGCAGCCGGTGCCCGTGGAAGTGAAGTTCCTGATGGAGGATGAGGCATTGGGCCCACACCATGCGATATCAGTTGCAATCGGTGCATCTCATGCAATGTGCTTAGTTTTGCGGCAAAACTCCAGCATCA CAGAAAAAAGCTTGCTGCATTGA
- the LOC122041805 gene encoding RCC1 domain-containing protein RUG3, mitochondrial-like isoform X3: protein MFGVLPLEGSIPPPLHGPERSSRVFRGYGGFGALGHSVYHSELLPRLVKAPWTEKISHLATSGAHTAAITSSGELFTWGRDEGEGRLGLGSGGGPGEAGSLSIPSRVNALPVPVAAVCCGGFFTMALTSDGHIWNWGANSNCELGRGNNLSDWRPHLIPGIDEHQIVQIAAGGYHSLALTDTGKVLSWGYGGHSQLGHPSVQNQKVPLVIEALADEHVVQIACGGSSSAAITDKGKLYMWGNARDCQLGIPGLPEVQPVPVEVKFLMEDEALGPHHAISVAIGASHAMCLVLRQNSSITEKSLLH, encoded by the exons ATGTTCGGAGTATTGCCCTTGGAGGGATCCATTCCACCGCCCTTACACGGTCCGGAGAGGTCTTCACGTG TTTTCAGGGGTTATGGTGGGTTTGGAGCTCTTGGGCATTCAGTCTATCATAGTGAATTGCTTCCGAGACTCGTAAAAGCTCCTTGGACAGAAAAAATATCTCATCTTGCTACTAGTGGAGCCCATACGGCTGCTATTACTAGTTCAG GTGAGCTTTTTACTTGGGGCCGTGATGAAGGAGAAGGTAGGCTAGGCCTTGGAAGCGGTGGAGGTCCTGGTGAAGCCGGTTCTCTTAGCATTCCTTCTAGAGTAAACGCACTGCCTGTCCCTGTTGCAGCGGTTTGCTGTGGTGGTTTTTTCACAATGGCACTTACTTCAGATGGTCATATATGGAACTGGGGAG CAAATTCAAATTGTGAGCTTGGTAGAGGAAATAACTTAAGTGATTGGAGACCACATCTTATTCCAGGCATTGACGAACATCAAATAGTTCAGATAGCAGCCGGTGGTTACCATTCTTTAGCGTTGACAG ACACTGGGAAAGTTCTTTCATGGGGTTATGGTGGTCACAGTCAGTTGGGCCATCCCTCTGTTCAGAATCAGAAAGTACCACTTGTTATTGAGGCTTTGGCCGATGAGCACGTAGTCCAGATTGCATGCGGAGGGTCATCCTCAGCTGCTATTACAG ACAAAGGAAAACTGTACATGTGGGGAAACGCAAGGGATTGCCAATTGGGCATTCCAGGCCTCCCAGAAGTGCAGCCGGTGCCCGTGGAAGTGAAGTTCCTGATGGAGGATGAGGCATTGGGCCCACACCATGCGATATCAGTTGCAATCGGTGCATCTCATGCAATGTGCTTAGTTTTGCGGCAAAACTCCAGCATCA CAGAAAAAAGCTTGCTGCATTGA